One segment of Neobacillus endophyticus DNA contains the following:
- a CDS encoding ABC transporter permease: protein MNLQTNSIQNQVSNETELRRAEIRKKALKLRIRNLSLQLLVFIVLMGSWQFLSSKKLIDPFFFSSPIDVVKHIWDWAVNGTTAGPLYYQFLVTFEETILSFILGGIAGIIFGYALGVNELLSVILGPYIKMINAIPRVVLVPIFILWFGLGMSSKVASGLVLTFFIVFFNAFQGVREVDRNLVNNARLLGASKRQLARHVIIPSALTWILSSLHSSFGFALIGSVVGEFVGATHGLGYLIAQSQGAFDTTGVFAGMLILSITALIADWGVSKLEKRFIAWRHIRQ, encoded by the coding sequence ATGAATCTGCAAACAAACTCCATTCAAAATCAAGTTAGCAACGAAACGGAATTGCGAAGAGCCGAGATAAGGAAAAAAGCTTTAAAGCTCCGAATTCGCAATCTAAGTCTACAGTTATTAGTGTTTATTGTATTAATGGGTTCCTGGCAGTTCTTATCAAGTAAAAAGCTTATAGATCCATTCTTCTTTTCAAGCCCCATTGATGTCGTGAAACATATTTGGGATTGGGCAGTAAATGGAACAACAGCCGGTCCGCTTTATTATCAATTTTTAGTTACGTTTGAGGAAACCATCCTATCCTTTATTTTGGGAGGGATTGCGGGCATTATTTTTGGTTATGCCTTAGGTGTTAATGAATTACTTTCTGTTATATTAGGGCCTTATATTAAAATGATCAATGCCATACCGCGCGTAGTCCTTGTGCCGATCTTTATTTTATGGTTTGGACTGGGAATGTCTTCAAAGGTCGCTTCCGGGTTAGTACTTACATTTTTTATCGTGTTTTTTAATGCTTTCCAGGGTGTTCGGGAGGTAGACAGGAATTTAGTGAATAATGCAAGACTTTTAGGTGCCAGCAAAAGGCAGCTAGCGCGGCATGTCATTATTCCTTCAGCCTTGACCTGGATCTTATCAAGCTTACATTCAAGCTTCGGCTTTGCATTAATCGGTTCGGTTGTAGGGGAATTTGTCGGGGCAACACATGGATTAGGCTACCTAATTGCCCAATCTCAAGGAGCCTTTGATACAACAGGCGTATTTGCGGGGATGCTCATTTTATCCATCACGGCGTTGATTGCCGATTGGGGAGTTTCCAAGCTTGAAAAACGGTTTATCGCTTGGCGTCACATTCGTCAATAA
- a CDS encoding ABC transporter substrate-binding protein, with protein sequence MKKMKKLTAGVSCLAISALLLSACSSTQSTSGTAKNSKTSSSSSGDSRVVIMVGGLEKIIYMPFMLAQQLGYYQQEGVNVSLVEESAGQDAEVALLAGQVDGAGGFYDHTLDLATKGKSVEAVVTMADVPGETLLVSNKLKDKVKSVSDLKGLKIGVTGLGSSTNMLATYNVVKGGGKESDYTPLPVGAGATLIAAMKNDKIDAAVTSEPTATMLENQNLAFPLVDMNHKDSAHEALGGGYASTSLYMQTDYVNTHKAVIQKLVNAYVKTLKWMSSHTPEEIADKMPSDYYAGDKQLYIQALKGQLPMFTTDGKMPAGVPENVQKILSSFKPAVKNIDLNKTYTNEFADKAN encoded by the coding sequence ATGAAAAAGATGAAAAAATTAACTGCCGGGGTTTCATGTCTGGCCATCAGCGCATTGCTGTTGTCTGCCTGCTCGTCAACACAATCTACATCTGGAACGGCTAAAAACAGCAAAACTTCAAGCTCTTCTTCAGGAGATTCAAGGGTAGTCATTATGGTCGGGGGGCTTGAAAAAATTATTTACATGCCATTTATGCTGGCACAGCAACTTGGCTATTATCAACAAGAAGGGGTTAATGTCAGCCTTGTGGAAGAAAGTGCCGGCCAGGATGCTGAAGTTGCGCTTTTAGCCGGTCAAGTGGATGGCGCTGGCGGATTCTATGATCATACCCTTGATCTTGCCACAAAAGGGAAAAGTGTTGAAGCTGTCGTGACGATGGCTGATGTTCCGGGCGAAACATTGCTGGTATCCAACAAATTGAAGGATAAAGTAAAATCTGTTTCCGACTTAAAAGGATTAAAAATTGGGGTAACCGGCCTAGGTTCTTCCACTAACATGCTGGCAACTTACAACGTTGTGAAGGGCGGAGGAAAAGAAAGCGATTATACACCGCTTCCTGTTGGTGCGGGGGCCACGCTAATTGCGGCAATGAAAAATGACAAAATTGATGCAGCTGTTACGAGTGAACCAACAGCAACCATGCTGGAAAATCAAAATTTGGCGTTTCCATTAGTCGATATGAATCATAAGGATTCCGCTCACGAAGCATTAGGCGGAGGTTATGCTTCCACTAGCCTTTATATGCAAACAGATTATGTAAACACACACAAAGCTGTTATTCAAAAGCTTGTAAATGCCTATGTCAAAACATTGAAATGGATGAGTTCCCATACTCCTGAAGAAATTGCTGATAAAATGCCATCTGATTACTATGCAGGTGATAAACAATTATACATTCAAGCATTAAAAGGTCAGCTTCCAATGTTTACGACTGATGGAAAAATGCCTGCAGGTGTTCCGGAAAATGTTCAAAAGATTCTTTCTTCCTTCAAGCCTGCTGTGAAAAATATAGACCTAAACAAAACATATACGAACGAATTTGCTGATAAAGCAAATTAA
- a CDS encoding glutamine--tRNA ligase/YqeY domain fusion protein, with amino-acid sequence MENHTSNFIKDIMVKDLDSGKHDTIVTRFPPEPNGYLHIGHAKSIILNFGLADEFKGKTNLRFDDTNPVKEDIEYVNSIKEDVKWLGFEWDNLFFASDYFEEMYKRAVLLINKGLAYVDDLSADEIREYRGTLTEPGKESPYRTRSIEENLDLFERMRNGEFGNGEKVLRAKIDMSSPNINLRDPVIYRIAHATHHNTGDKWCIYPMYAFAHPLEDAIEGITHSICTIEFEDQRPLYNWVVEQCEMTNQPQQIEFGRLNLTNTVMSKRKLKQLVDEKYVDGWDDPRMPTISGMRRRGFTPESIRTFVRETAVSKNNSTVDVEMLEHFVREDLKLKAPRTMGIIHPLKVVITNYPEGQIELLDAEINPENPEMGIRKIPFSREIYIEQDDFMEDPPKKYFRLFPGNEVRLKHAYFIKCEEVVKDADGNVVELRCTYDPETKSGTGFTGRKVKGTIHWVEAAHAVPAEFRLYEPLILDETEDQTDEGKTFLDMVNPHSLEVFQGFVEPNMKECQPHDKFQFFRHGYFNVDPKDTTVDKLVFNQIVSLKSSFKI; translated from the coding sequence GTGGAGAATCACACTTCTAACTTTATTAAAGATATAATGGTCAAGGATTTGGATTCAGGAAAGCATGATACGATTGTAACTCGCTTCCCTCCGGAACCAAATGGATATTTACATATTGGCCACGCAAAATCAATTATTCTTAATTTTGGCCTGGCTGATGAATTCAAAGGCAAAACCAACTTGCGTTTCGATGACACCAATCCTGTTAAAGAGGACATTGAATATGTCAATTCTATTAAAGAAGACGTGAAATGGCTTGGTTTTGAATGGGATAACTTATTTTTTGCCTCAGATTATTTCGAGGAAATGTACAAGCGTGCTGTCTTGCTAATCAACAAAGGCTTGGCCTATGTTGATGATTTAAGTGCCGATGAAATTCGCGAATACCGCGGCACATTAACGGAGCCTGGTAAGGAAAGTCCGTATCGAACTCGATCCATTGAGGAAAACTTGGATTTATTTGAACGAATGCGTAATGGAGAATTTGGCAATGGCGAAAAAGTGCTGCGTGCCAAAATTGATATGTCCTCTCCTAATATTAATTTGCGTGATCCAGTTATTTACCGTATTGCACATGCCACTCACCACAACACTGGTGACAAGTGGTGTATCTATCCGATGTATGCATTCGCCCATCCGTTGGAAGATGCGATTGAAGGTATTACACATTCGATTTGTACCATTGAATTTGAAGACCAACGGCCGCTTTATAATTGGGTTGTAGAACAATGTGAAATGACCAATCAGCCCCAGCAAATTGAATTTGGACGCTTAAACCTTACGAACACGGTCATGAGTAAGCGGAAGCTGAAACAGTTAGTGGACGAAAAGTATGTCGATGGCTGGGATGATCCTAGGATGCCGACTATTTCAGGAATGCGCAGAAGAGGCTTCACCCCTGAATCCATTCGTACGTTCGTTCGTGAAACAGCTGTATCTAAAAACAATTCTACTGTTGATGTAGAAATGCTCGAACACTTTGTTCGTGAAGATTTAAAGCTAAAAGCACCAAGGACCATGGGGATTATTCATCCTTTAAAAGTCGTGATAACCAACTATCCAGAAGGCCAGATTGAATTACTTGATGCCGAAATCAATCCCGAAAATCCGGAAATGGGCATAAGGAAAATTCCATTCTCTCGCGAAATCTATATTGAGCAAGATGACTTCATGGAAGATCCGCCAAAAAAATATTTCCGTCTGTTCCCTGGAAATGAGGTCCGCCTCAAACACGCTTACTTTATCAAATGTGAAGAAGTGGTAAAGGATGCCGACGGAAATGTCGTCGAGCTTCGTTGCACCTATGACCCGGAAACAAAAAGCGGCACCGGTTTTACTGGCAGAAAAGTAAAAGGAACCATTCATTGGGTTGAAGCGGCCCACGCGGTTCCTGCCGAATTCCGTCTTTACGAACCGCTGATTTTGGATGAAACAGAAGATCAAACCGATGAAGGAAAAACATTCCTTGATATGGTTAATCCTCATTCACTTGAAGTGTTTCAAGGATTTGTTGAGCCAAACATGAAAGAATGTCAGCCGCATGATAAATTCCAGTTCTTTAGACATGGCTACTTCAATGTTGATCCAAAAGACACAACTGTGGATAAGCTCGTATTTAATCAAATTGTTTCATTAAAGAGCTCATTTAAAATTTAA
- a CDS encoding MerR family transcriptional regulator: MEKKIFTIQQISNITGLSVHTLRYYEKIGLLNRVERDVNGYRQYSEADISWIHFLIRLRVTGMPINEMKQFSDLRCQGDSTISLRRELLENHQKDIHEQIKNLQDNLYKITEKINHYKELEGNKVQNKK; encoded by the coding sequence ATGGAGAAGAAAATTTTTACAATTCAACAAATTTCAAATATCACTGGACTTTCGGTGCACACCTTGCGTTATTATGAGAAAATCGGGCTGCTTAACAGAGTAGAAAGAGATGTAAATGGCTATCGTCAATATTCGGAGGCGGATATTTCTTGGATCCATTTTTTAATTCGTTTACGAGTAACGGGTATGCCTATAAATGAGATGAAACAGTTTTCTGACCTGCGATGTCAAGGTGATTCTACCATAAGCCTGCGGCGTGAATTATTAGAAAATCATCAAAAAGATATTCATGAACAAATAAAAAACTTGCAAGATAATCTTTATAAAATTACAGAAAAAATCAACCATTATAAGGAATTGGAGGGTAATAAAGTTCAAAACAAGAAATAG
- a CDS encoding response regulator, producing the protein MNQQLRVMVVDDDFMIANLHGKYISSQKGCKLVGIAHSYQEALTILETAEPDLLLLDVYLPDHSGIDLLRTIRLQNRRCDVILITAAKELEVVEDGFRFGIIDFLIKPFDLIQLQAAISKYIKFKSMVSTFTKLDQGTIDELKKLRISESSSSPLIQKGIDMRTLERIKKSIIHSPHPLSAEQIAKLAGVSLSTTRNYLSYMVEEHVLIEEQQYGTVGRPLRLYRAIN; encoded by the coding sequence ATGAATCAGCAATTACGTGTAATGGTTGTGGACGATGATTTCATGATTGCGAATCTGCACGGCAAATATATTTCTTCCCAAAAAGGCTGCAAACTGGTTGGAATAGCGCACAGCTATCAAGAAGCCTTGACAATCTTGGAAACAGCAGAGCCAGATTTGCTGCTGTTGGACGTTTATCTGCCGGATCACTCCGGTATTGACCTGTTACGAACCATCCGCCTGCAAAACCGTCGCTGCGATGTCATTTTAATTACCGCCGCGAAGGAGCTGGAAGTTGTAGAAGATGGTTTTCGCTTTGGAATTATTGATTTTTTGATTAAACCCTTTGACCTGATACAGCTCCAAGCAGCCATTAGCAAATATATAAAATTTAAATCAATGGTCTCAACCTTTACTAAATTGGACCAGGGTACTATAGATGAACTTAAAAAACTGCGAATTTCCGAATCGTCCTCCTCCCCTCTTATCCAAAAAGGGATTGATATGAGAACGTTAGAAAGAATAAAAAAATCAATTATCCATTCGCCTCACCCACTAAGTGCTGAACAAATTGCTAAGCTTGCCGGCGTCAGTCTTTCCACCACTAGAAATTATCTTTCTTATATGGTGGAAGAACACGTACTGATTGAAGAGCAGCAATATGGGACTGTCGGCCGGCCGCTTAGATTATACCGTGCCATAAACTAA
- a CDS encoding ATP-binding protein → MKLKQKRMTLRSKINGLILLNFLLVLVFFIVSLSWIMVHREYDETGSNALSTAKMVAGLPEIVNAFKEPNPSSTIQPVAENIRKKTGAQFIVVSNMHLIRYSHPDVTLIGKHMVGDDDKQVLSGKGSITQAVGTLGLSIRGKYPIFDEQHHQIGIVSVGFLMENIWKKLTSLILEMTAMGFIALIIGLIGAFILSGHVKRQIFNLEPHEIALLTQQQAAILESIREGIIAVDTAGKITIFNREAKNMLGEERWDPIGKSITSILPSSRLSEVINDGAVHLDQPMIIGNSLVIVNRIPVKIDGKVIGAVASFRDKLQLDQLDRRLADIGQYVDTLRSQRHEFMNKLHLISGLIQMKEYDLVKGVIEDVHSEQQNVLNFFLTRVRDPAIVGVLIGKMHRAKELGIQLTITDDSKVSELCPHREIVITILGNAIENAMEAIKTMKQSRPSTYISIQIKEENHQLSITVSDTGPGIDPDLGDDIFTDGGTTKGEGRGFGLALVSRLVSRLHGSMVMNSSSEGAALLVHLPILEVQK, encoded by the coding sequence TTGAAGTTAAAGCAAAAGCGAATGACATTACGTAGCAAAATCAATGGTCTGATATTGCTAAATTTCCTCCTTGTCCTTGTATTTTTTATCGTTTCTCTCTCTTGGATTATGGTACACCGAGAATATGATGAGACAGGAAGCAATGCTCTCTCTACTGCAAAGATGGTGGCAGGGCTCCCGGAAATTGTAAATGCTTTCAAAGAACCTAATCCCTCTTCTACCATTCAGCCCGTAGCGGAAAATATCAGAAAAAAAACAGGAGCCCAGTTTATTGTTGTGTCTAATATGCATTTAATCCGATACAGTCATCCAGATGTCACACTAATCGGTAAGCATATGGTGGGAGATGATGACAAACAGGTATTATCGGGGAAAGGAAGTATTACCCAAGCAGTCGGCACCCTCGGTCTTTCCATTCGGGGGAAATACCCTATTTTTGACGAACAACACCACCAAATTGGCATCGTATCAGTTGGATTTCTAATGGAGAATATTTGGAAAAAGTTAACCTCGTTAATTCTCGAAATGACGGCAATGGGCTTTATTGCTTTAATTATTGGGCTTATTGGGGCTTTCATTCTATCAGGACATGTTAAAAGGCAAATATTCAATCTGGAGCCGCACGAAATTGCTCTCCTCACCCAACAGCAGGCAGCGATTTTGGAATCCATTCGGGAAGGTATAATCGCAGTCGATACAGCTGGAAAAATAACTATCTTCAATCGGGAAGCAAAAAATATGCTCGGAGAAGAACGTTGGGATCCCATTGGCAAATCGATTACATCGATTCTTCCAAGCTCACGACTGTCAGAAGTCATTAATGATGGGGCAGTACATTTAGACCAACCCATGATTATTGGTAATTCCCTTGTCATCGTTAATAGAATACCTGTTAAAATTGACGGCAAAGTAATTGGGGCTGTTGCCAGTTTTCGGGATAAACTTCAACTTGACCAGTTGGATCGCAGATTAGCAGATATCGGGCAATACGTTGATACGCTTAGGAGTCAAAGGCATGAATTTATGAACAAGCTTCATCTCATTTCGGGTCTTATTCAAATGAAGGAATACGACCTCGTAAAAGGGGTAATAGAGGATGTGCATAGTGAACAGCAAAATGTCCTTAACTTTTTTCTTACCCGTGTTCGCGATCCAGCTATTGTTGGCGTTCTAATTGGGAAAATGCATCGGGCAAAGGAATTGGGCATCCAACTAACGATCACCGATGACTCCAAAGTATCAGAGCTCTGCCCACATAGGGAAATAGTCATTACGATTCTGGGAAATGCGATTGAAAATGCCATGGAGGCTATTAAAACGATGAAGCAGTCTAGGCCCTCAACATATATTTCCATCCAGATAAAGGAGGAAAACCATCAATTATCTATAACTGTTAGTGATACTGGACCTGGAATTGATCCTGACCTTGGGGACGACATTTTTACAGATGGTGGAACGACAAAAGGGGAAGGCCGCGGCTTTGGTCTAGCATTAGTTTCCCGTTTAGTTTCAAGATTACATGGAAGTATGGTAATGAACTCTTCCTCAGAAGGAGCTGCATTACTAGTTCATTTACCAATTTTGGAGGTGCAAAAATGA
- a CDS encoding Gfo/Idh/MocA family protein: MNLATVGTGWITESFIKAAKCSEQLRLVGVYSRSEEKARKLADTYQAVNVYSDLEVMAKSDEIEAVYIASPNSVHFQQTLTFLKNKKHVICEKPIFSNTAELKEAYRTAEENGVFLFEAIRNIHTPNFQILKEKLSLAGKLRSTMFPYIQYSSRYDLFLEGEEPNIFSAQYSGGALVDLGVYPLYLAVGLFGEPKKVSYHPVILRSGVDGSGTLVLEYDDFVCTILCSKISHSVLPCEIHGEKGTFLLEDAAPISEIAFIDSHTKEKQIFSVTQEQQDMVYECRNIAKIIETNDQKAYEELKDWSKIVLKITEEARRQNNIVFAVEK, encoded by the coding sequence ATCAATTTGGCAACTGTTGGAACAGGTTGGATTACGGAATCTTTTATTAAAGCAGCAAAATGTAGTGAACAGCTGCGGTTAGTAGGAGTCTATTCCCGTTCCGAAGAGAAGGCCAGAAAGTTGGCTGATACATATCAAGCTGTGAATGTTTATAGCGATCTTGAAGTGATGGCAAAAAGCGATGAAATCGAAGCTGTTTATATCGCTTCACCAAACTCTGTTCACTTTCAACAGACCCTTACTTTTTTAAAAAATAAAAAGCATGTCATCTGTGAAAAACCGATTTTTTCAAATACTGCAGAATTAAAAGAAGCATACCGGACAGCAGAGGAAAATGGAGTTTTTTTATTTGAAGCGATCCGAAATATTCATACACCTAATTTTCAAATTTTAAAAGAAAAGCTCTCGTTAGCAGGAAAGCTAAGAAGTACGATGTTTCCCTACATCCAATATTCGTCACGCTATGATTTATTCCTGGAGGGCGAAGAACCTAATATTTTCTCAGCCCAATACTCTGGCGGTGCACTCGTTGATTTAGGTGTATATCCACTATATTTGGCGGTTGGACTGTTTGGAGAGCCGAAAAAAGTCAGCTATCACCCAGTTATTTTAAGAAGCGGTGTAGATGGCAGCGGCACACTTGTATTAGAATATGATGATTTCGTCTGCACTATTCTCTGTTCAAAGATATCCCATTCAGTTCTTCCGTGTGAAATTCACGGGGAAAAGGGAACCTTTTTACTTGAAGATGCTGCACCTATTTCAGAAATTGCCTTCATCGATAGCCATACAAAAGAAAAGCAAATTTTCAGTGTCACTCAAGAGCAGCAGGATATGGTCTATGAATGCCGGAACATTGCAAAAATCATTGAAACAAACGATCAAAAAGCATATGAAGAATTGAAAGACTGGAGTAAAATTGTACTCAAGATTACCGAAGAGGCTAGAAGGCAAAACAATATTGTTTTTGCTGTGGAAAAATAA
- a CDS encoding ABC transporter ATP-binding protein, with protein sequence MSAVENKVYRAMTHTTPSMMELKGVTKEFIKPSGEVHTVLRNINLKIPKGEFVSIVGPTGCGKSTTLSLIAGFEPPSQGEVLISGEKLEGINQRAACVFQTENAFPWKTVIDNVSLGLRLRGMNKKDAYEEARKWIARVGLKGFEGHYPSQLSGGMRKRVALAQCLIVQPEILLMDESFSALDVHTRHLMENELLRIWEETSASVFFITHDLEEAIALSDRVIVLTAGPGATIKGDYRIDLPRPRNVAEISFDPAFMRIHKQIWEDLKDEVMISYESANKLHSKSS encoded by the coding sequence GTGAGTGCAGTGGAAAATAAGGTGTATCGGGCTATGACACATACAACTCCTTCCATGATGGAACTAAAAGGAGTAACAAAGGAATTTATCAAGCCTTCTGGTGAGGTTCATACGGTTCTAAGAAATATCAATTTAAAAATTCCAAAAGGGGAATTTGTTTCGATTGTAGGACCGACAGGCTGTGGTAAATCCACGACACTAAGTCTGATTGCCGGATTTGAACCGCCTTCACAAGGCGAGGTCCTTATTTCAGGTGAGAAGTTAGAAGGAATCAACCAAAGGGCTGCTTGTGTATTTCAAACGGAAAATGCGTTTCCATGGAAAACAGTCATTGATAATGTATCACTTGGTCTGCGCTTGCGAGGGATGAACAAGAAGGATGCCTATGAAGAAGCCAGAAAGTGGATTGCACGAGTAGGATTGAAAGGGTTCGAGGGACATTATCCGTCACAGCTTTCGGGCGGGATGAGAAAACGTGTAGCTTTAGCCCAGTGCCTGATTGTACAGCCAGAAATCTTATTGATGGACGAGTCATTTTCTGCGCTGGATGTTCATACAAGACATTTGATGGAAAATGAATTGCTTCGCATTTGGGAAGAAACCTCTGCTTCCGTCTTTTTTATTACTCATGACTTAGAAGAAGCAATTGCTCTAAGTGACCGGGTGATTGTTCTGACTGCTGGGCCGGGAGCAACGATCAAAGGGGATTATCGAATTGATCTGCCAAGACCGAGGAACGTAGCAGAAATCAGCTTTGACCCTGCCTTTATGAGAATTCACAAACAGATTTGGGAAGATTTGAAGGACGAGGTGATGATCAGTTATGAATCTGCAAACAAACTCCATTCAAAATCAAGTTAG
- a CDS encoding HXXEE domain-containing protein yields the protein MDWINSHLSLNSVIWLFLASFMVHDFEEIIFVESWMSKHYEKVSLVIPKLFRKGFESYRNIKSSQFAAAVAIEFVIFIPTTILAADFHHYLLFIGFNAVLMIHVFTHLFQSLLLRMYTPGVATAVVVVLPYSIYLFYRQNQAGILNWQVFNNGLDVGIILLPLVLFGHSIGRRIIPN from the coding sequence ATGGACTGGATAAATAGTCATTTAAGTTTAAACTCAGTCATTTGGTTATTTCTTGCTTCATTTATGGTTCATGACTTCGAAGAAATTATCTTTGTAGAAAGCTGGATGAGTAAACACTATGAAAAGGTGAGTCTGGTAATTCCAAAGCTTTTTAGGAAAGGTTTTGAATCGTACCGAAATATAAAATCATCACAATTTGCTGCAGCAGTAGCTATAGAGTTTGTCATTTTCATTCCTACAACAATATTAGCTGCTGATTTTCATCACTATCTCCTTTTTATTGGTTTTAATGCTGTTCTTATGATTCACGTCTTTACTCATTTGTTCCAAAGCCTTCTGTTGCGCATGTATACACCAGGAGTGGCAACAGCTGTTGTCGTTGTACTGCCCTATTCAATCTATTTATTCTATCGTCAAAACCAAGCAGGAATTCTGAATTGGCAAGTATTTAACAATGGATTGGACGTAGGTATTATACTTCTTCCATTAGTACTATTTGGGCACTCCATTGGGAGGAGAATTATTCCTAATTAA
- a CDS encoding carboxymuconolactone decarboxylase family protein — translation MLNERYQRGWEKLKEIDGKGGERVIESLKDIAPDLGKYVVEFAFGDIYFRKGLDLKQRQLITIASLTTQGGCEPQLNVHINAALNVGLTPNEVIEAITHCAPYTGFPRVLNAIFVAKQIFEERNLKVTN, via the coding sequence ATGTTAAATGAACGGTATCAAAGAGGCTGGGAAAAACTGAAGGAAATAGACGGTAAGGGTGGAGAACGTGTAATCGAATCATTAAAGGATATTGCCCCTGACCTAGGAAAATATGTTGTTGAATTTGCATTTGGGGATATTTACTTTCGTAAAGGTTTAGACTTGAAACAACGTCAACTCATAACCATTGCTTCTCTTACTACCCAAGGAGGATGTGAGCCACAACTAAACGTCCATATCAATGCAGCTCTTAATGTAGGGCTAACACCAAATGAAGTGATTGAAGCGATCACTCACTGTGCCCCTTACACAGGGTTCCCTAGAGTTCTTAACGCCATTTTTGTAGCGAAACAAATTTTTGAAGAACGTAATTTGAAAGTAACTAATTAA